One window from the genome of Candidatus Zixiibacteriota bacterium encodes:
- a CDS encoding sigma-54 dependent transcriptional regulator: MPNILVVEDKDSMRNMLHETLTEEGYRVDSVPNGRQAIDLVSIKSYDLVLTDLRMPEVDGLALLSRVKELDSDTSVIVMTAYGTIEDAVSAMKNGAFDFLTKPFDTEHLCVLVGRALENRRLLAENSLLREELLSQYGIDNIIGKNAKMIELGQLVQKVSRSDASVLLQGESGTGKELFARAIHNLSPRKDGPYITINCAAIPGELLENELFGSEKGAFTGAHARKMGKFEIADGGTIFLDEIGDMDVALQAKLLRVLQQKNFERLGGNKTVDVDVRVIAATNMDLPELIRQKRFREDLYYRLSVFPLNIPSLRDRPDDVPLLSEAFVAKYCREMRKPEKALTKEAMSLLEKYHWPGNVRELENTIERAVILAEGRKITPEHLAIRLRRTDEIQLREGAGLKEIGAYAQMQAERGAIIRVLKEVRGNKRKAARVLKIDYTTLFDKIKKYNIDREEE; encoded by the coding sequence ATGCCCAATATCCTGGTGGTCGAAGACAAAGACTCCATGCGCAATATGCTCCACGAAACCCTGACCGAGGAGGGCTATCGGGTCGATTCGGTACCCAACGGCCGTCAGGCGATCGACCTCGTCAGCATCAAATCCTACGATCTCGTCCTGACCGATCTTCGGATGCCGGAGGTCGACGGTCTCGCGCTGCTCTCGCGGGTAAAGGAGCTCGACTCGGACACGTCGGTGATTGTCATGACTGCTTACGGCACGATCGAGGACGCGGTCTCGGCGATGAAAAACGGCGCGTTCGACTTCCTGACTAAACCATTTGACACCGAGCACCTCTGCGTGCTGGTGGGGCGCGCGCTCGAAAACCGGCGTCTGCTTGCGGAAAACAGTCTGCTCAGAGAAGAGCTGCTTTCGCAGTACGGTATCGACAACATCATCGGCAAGAACGCCAAAATGATCGAGCTGGGCCAGTTGGTGCAGAAAGTCTCGCGCAGCGACGCCTCGGTGCTGCTGCAGGGCGAGTCCGGCACCGGCAAGGAGCTGTTTGCGCGCGCTATTCATAACCTCTCGCCGCGCAAAGACGGCCCCTACATCACGATCAACTGCGCCGCGATTCCGGGGGAACTCCTCGAGAACGAATTGTTCGGCTCGGAAAAAGGAGCGTTTACCGGCGCCCATGCGCGGAAGATGGGCAAGTTCGAGATTGCCGACGGCGGGACGATCTTCCTCGATGAAATCGGCGACATGGACGTGGCGTTGCAGGCGAAATTGCTGCGCGTGCTCCAGCAGAAGAACTTCGAACGGCTGGGGGGCAACAAGACGGTCGATGTCGACGTGCGCGTGATCGCAGCGACCAACATGGACCTGCCGGAGTTGATTCGGCAGAAGAGGTTCCGCGAGGATTTGTACTATCGCCTGTCTGTCTTTCCCCTGAATATCCCGTCGTTGAGAGACCGGCCCGATGATGTCCCGCTGCTGTCTGAGGCGTTCGTGGCCAAGTACTGCCGGGAGATGCGCAAGCCGGAGAAGGCGCTCACCAAGGAGGCGATGAGCCTGCTGGAAAAGTACCACTGGCCGGGCAATGTCAGGGAGCTGGAGAACACGATTGAGCGCGCGGTGATTCTCGCCGAGGGGCGCAAGATCACGCCGGAGCATTTGGCGATTCGGCTGCGCCGCACCGATGAAATCCAGCTTCGCGAGGGGGCGGGCCTGAAGGAGATCGGCGCGTACGCCCAGATGCAGGCCGAGCGGGGGGCGATTATCCGGGTGCTGAAGGAAGTGCGCGGGAACAAACGCAAGGCGGCGCGCGTGCTCAAAATCGACTACACGACCCTGTTCGACAAAATCAAGAAGTACAACATCGACAGAGAAGAGGAATAG
- a CDS encoding metalloregulator ArsR/SmtB family transcription factor, which yields MDERIYSRYFKAFGEPTRLRILRLLTGKPLTVNEIAERIDLAQSTVSRHLAVLREAGILSDRRDGQQVFYSLNKGTVRACCDGFCDCLDISPRERAKKK from the coding sequence ATGGACGAGAGAATCTACAGCAGGTATTTCAAGGCTTTTGGCGAGCCGACCCGCCTGAGGATTCTTCGGTTGCTGACCGGCAAGCCTCTGACGGTCAACGAAATAGCTGAGAGGATCGACCTGGCGCAGTCGACTGTCAGCCGCCATCTGGCGGTGCTTCGAGAGGCGGGGATCCTCAGCGACCGTCGTGACGGCCAGCAGGTGTTCTACAGCCTGAACAAGGGGACGGTGCGGGCGTGCTGCGATGGTTTCTGCGACTGCCTGGACATATCGCCGCGGGAGCGGGCCAAGAAAAAGTGA
- a CDS encoding UPF0158 family protein, which yields MSVEVRLKDLVDSMQMQSEDVSSYLNIETGKVVEVTTEELSAVDGGDGDSEFDKDMLQTAREVMAGKPYIPLPDRFEINEYDMMQRFAESLPDDSKAEILLTSLRGSGAFRRFKDTAHILGVIEGWYQFKNDAYEKVAIEWCEDHGIEYRRE from the coding sequence ATGTCTGTAGAGGTGCGTCTAAAAGATCTTGTGGATTCGATGCAGATGCAGTCGGAAGACGTGAGCTCGTATCTCAATATAGAAACGGGCAAAGTAGTCGAGGTTACAACGGAGGAACTCTCGGCTGTAGACGGTGGGGATGGAGACAGCGAGTTCGACAAGGACATGTTGCAGACGGCACGCGAAGTCATGGCCGGGAAACCGTATATCCCCCTGCCGGATCGCTTCGAGATCAATGAGTACGACATGATGCAGCGTTTCGCGGAGTCCCTGCCCGATGACTCCAAAGCGGAAATCCTGTTGACCTCGCTGCGCGGCTCAGGCGCATTCCGACGATTCAAAGATACGGCACACATTCTCGGTGTGATCGAGGGCTGGTACCAGTTCAAGAACGACGCCTATGAGAAGGTCGCGATTGAATGGTGCGAGGACCACGGGATCGAGTACCGCCGGGAATAG